From Halotia branconii CENA392, the proteins below share one genomic window:
- a CDS encoding leucyl aminopeptidase produces MKIQPSDKPLLEWSGDSLAIALFEDAVELTGELATLDEKFAGVLKELITEEEFKAKANSTISTRIGAGSAVRKVIIVGLGKPEALKLDTLRRAAAAVARVAKKQKSKTLGFNFPLWNNDPAATAQAIAEGVELALYQDIRFKSEPEDKGSQLETVDLLGFAGQEAAITRANQIVSGVILARQLVAAPANEVTPVTLAETAQAIANDHGLQVEILEREECEKLGMGAFLGVALASDLPPKFIHLTYKPDGTPKKKLAIIGKGVTFDSGGLNIKGAGSGIETMKMDMGGAAATLGAAKVIGQLKPDVEVHFISAAAENMISGHAMHPGDILKASNGKTIEVNNTDAEGRLTLADALVFADKMGLDAIVDLATLTGANIIALGDDIAGLYTPDDNVASQLEKAAEISGEKIWRMPMEEKYFEGLKSGIADMKNTGPRPGGAITAALFLKQFVKETPWAHLDIAGPVWVDKENGYNTSGATGYGVRTLVSWVLNQGE; encoded by the coding sequence ATGAAAATTCAACCTAGTGACAAGCCTTTGCTAGAGTGGTCAGGTGACAGCCTAGCAATTGCATTATTTGAAGATGCGGTAGAGTTAACTGGCGAATTGGCAACTTTAGATGAAAAATTTGCCGGAGTCTTAAAAGAACTAATTACCGAAGAGGAATTTAAAGCCAAAGCCAACAGCACTATTTCGACTCGCATAGGTGCTGGTAGTGCTGTTCGCAAAGTGATTATAGTAGGTTTGGGAAAACCAGAAGCTTTAAAACTAGATACGTTGCGACGGGCGGCGGCAGCCGTAGCTAGAGTTGCCAAAAAGCAAAAAAGCAAAACTTTGGGGTTTAATTTCCCATTATGGAACAATGACCCAGCGGCAACAGCCCAAGCGATCGCAGAAGGTGTAGAATTAGCACTTTACCAAGATATTCGCTTTAAGTCAGAACCAGAAGATAAAGGATCACAACTAGAAACCGTAGATTTACTAGGTTTTGCCGGACAAGAAGCAGCTATTACTCGCGCCAATCAAATTGTGTCAGGAGTAATTTTGGCTCGGCAGTTAGTAGCAGCACCAGCCAACGAAGTTACACCCGTTACTTTGGCAGAAACCGCCCAAGCGATCGCTAACGATCACGGTTTGCAAGTAGAAATTCTCGAACGGGAAGAGTGTGAAAAATTGGGTATGGGGGCTTTTTTGGGAGTTGCCCTAGCTTCTGATTTGCCTCCAAAATTTATTCATTTAACTTACAAACCTGATGGCACACCGAAAAAGAAACTAGCAATTATAGGTAAAGGTGTCACCTTCGACTCTGGCGGACTGAATATTAAAGGTGCTGGTAGCGGCATCGAAACCATGAAAATGGACATGGGTGGGGCAGCTGCAACCTTGGGTGCAGCTAAAGTAATTGGACAACTCAAGCCAGATGTAGAGGTTCACTTTATCTCGGCGGCGGCTGAGAACATGATTAGTGGACACGCCATGCACCCAGGCGACATCCTCAAAGCATCTAACGGCAAAACCATCGAAGTTAACAACACCGACGCTGAAGGACGGTTGACTTTAGCAGATGCTTTAGTATTTGCCGACAAAATGGGATTAGATGCGATCGTTGATTTAGCTACCTTGACTGGCGCTAACATCATAGCTCTAGGTGACGATATTGCTGGTTTATACACTCCAGATGATAATGTTGCTTCTCAATTAGAGAAAGCCGCTGAAATATCAGGCGAGAAAATTTGGCGGATGCCAATGGAAGAAAAGTATTTTGAAGGTTTAAAATCTGGCATAGCGGACATGAAAAATACAGGCCCGCGTCCAGGTGGTGCAATTACCGCAGCCCTTTTCCTCAAACAGTTTGTTAAAGAAACCCCTTGGGCGCACTTAGACATTGCCGGGCCAGTTTGGGTAGATAAAGAAAATGGCTACAACACCTCAGGCGCAACTGGCTACGGCGTTCGGACTCTAGTTAGCTGGGTGCTGAATCAAGGAGAGTAG